Proteins co-encoded in one Nonomuraea helvata genomic window:
- a CDS encoding GlsB/YeaQ/YmgE family stress response membrane protein, producing MEITGIISGLIIGIVIGALGRLVLPGRQRIPIWLTIVIGVIAALVGTAIAAALGVADTRGVDWIEFGIQIALAALGVSLAVGLYGGKRRRE from the coding sequence GTGGAGATCACTGGCATCATTTCCGGCCTCATCATCGGCATCGTGATCGGCGCACTGGGGCGGCTCGTCCTCCCAGGCCGCCAGCGCATTCCCATCTGGCTGACGATCGTGATCGGCGTGATCGCGGCGCTCGTGGGCACCGCGATCGCGGCCGCTCTCGGCGTCGCCGACACCCGCGGGGTCGACTGGATCGAGTTCGGCATCCAGATCGCCCTGGCCGCTCTCGGCGTCTCGCTGGCCGTCGGCCTGTACGGCGGCAAGCGGCGGCGCGAGTAG
- a CDS encoding metallophosphoesterase, whose amino-acid sequence MAALIASSLVVPSGSAHAAPSGTEGGSAVTFALIGDTPYGDEQQAALPSLIGAVNADRDVRFVLHAGDVKSGSTTCDDARFATLATLFGTFDEPFVLTPGDNEWTDCHRTAAGGYLPTERLEAVRRVFYPVAGRTLGGHPMGVRTQARDPRHRDYRENVLFTRARVVFATVHAVGSENDLAPWSQLPGGDRPQERLAEFEARKAAALDWIDDAFAVAGRTNAPGVLLMMQAEPTDTPGFADIRARIVERARAYGKPVLLVHGDEHVYEVEPGYAGVPNLTRLETYGDTAAHWLRVTADPRTSAVFSWQPQTVTGS is encoded by the coding sequence ATGGCTGCCCTCATCGCATCGTCGCTGGTCGTGCCGTCCGGCTCGGCGCACGCCGCCCCCTCCGGCACGGAGGGCGGGTCCGCCGTCACCTTCGCCCTCATCGGCGACACCCCGTACGGCGACGAGCAGCAGGCCGCGCTGCCGAGCCTGATCGGAGCCGTCAACGCCGACCGGGACGTACGTTTCGTGCTCCACGCGGGCGACGTCAAGAGCGGCTCCACCACCTGCGACGACGCCCGCTTCGCCACTCTGGCCACCCTTTTCGGCACCTTCGACGAACCGTTCGTGCTGACCCCCGGCGACAACGAGTGGACCGACTGCCACCGCACCGCCGCGGGCGGTTACCTTCCCACCGAACGCCTGGAAGCGGTCCGCCGCGTGTTCTACCCCGTCGCGGGGCGTACGCTCGGCGGGCACCCGATGGGCGTGCGGACCCAGGCCCGCGACCCACGCCACCGTGACTACCGGGAGAACGTGCTGTTCACCCGGGCCCGCGTGGTCTTCGCCACGGTGCACGCGGTCGGCAGCGAGAACGACCTGGCGCCGTGGAGCCAGTTGCCCGGCGGCGACCGCCCGCAGGAGCGGCTGGCCGAGTTCGAGGCGCGCAAGGCCGCCGCGCTCGACTGGATCGACGACGCCTTCGCCGTCGCCGGCCGTACGAACGCGCCGGGCGTGCTGCTGATGATGCAGGCCGAGCCCACGGACACGCCGGGGTTCGCCGACATCAGGGCCAGGATCGTGGAGCGGGCGCGGGCCTACGGCAAGCCGGTCCTGCTCGTGCACGGCGACGAGCACGTCTACGAGGTGGAGCCCGGGTACGCCGGGGTGCCCAATCTGACCCGCCTGGAGACGTACGGCGACACCGCCGCCCACTGGCTGCGGGTCACGGCCGACCCCAGGACCTCCGCCGTCTTCTCCTGGCAGCCGCAGACCGTGACCGGGTCCTGA
- a CDS encoding nickel-dependent hydrogenase large subunit: protein MAIRTEPTKKRAGETRELVEMSWDPITRIIGNLGIYTKIDFKNREVVECKSTSSLFRGYSVFMRGKDPRDAHFITSRICGICGDNHAVCSIYAQNMAYGIKPPPLADWIINLGEAAEYMFDHTLFQDNLVFVDYCEQMVKETNPNLLRRAETTDAPNAGVHGYRTIADIMRAFNPFSGDLYKEALQVSRITREMCCLMEGRHVHPSTLYPGGVGTVATPQVFTDYMSRLLKVLDFVKRAVPMNDDIFDFFYEALPGYEEVGRRRVMLGCWGAFQDPAVVDYDYRSMNGWGRRMFVTPGIVLDGELLTTNLVDINLGMRILLGSSYYDDWQAEETFVTHDPLGNPVDQRHPWNQTTLPRPQKRDLESGNYSWVMSPRWYDSRTDDYLALDTGGGPLARLWSTALGRLVDTGTVRSTGQSVEINLPRSASLPETQLEWKIPRWANTLERNRARAYFVAYAAAMAFYFLEQAMGEVRAGRTQVFTDFDVPDEAIGVGFHEAVRGVLSHHMVIREGKIANYHPYPPTPWNASPRDMHGTPGPYEDAVQGMPIFEENGSESFKGIDIMRTVRSFDPCLPCGVHMYLGDGKVLKQVHSPTFGASFSG, encoded by the coding sequence GTGGCAATCCGTACGGAGCCGACCAAGAAGCGGGCGGGCGAGACCCGCGAGCTGGTGGAGATGTCCTGGGACCCGATCACCAGGATCATCGGCAACCTGGGCATCTACACGAAGATCGATTTCAAGAACCGCGAGGTCGTCGAGTGCAAGAGCACCTCGTCGCTGTTCCGCGGCTACAGCGTGTTCATGAGGGGCAAGGACCCTCGCGACGCGCACTTCATCACCAGCCGCATCTGCGGCATCTGCGGCGACAACCACGCGGTGTGCTCGATCTACGCCCAGAACATGGCCTACGGGATCAAGCCCCCTCCCCTGGCTGACTGGATCATCAACCTGGGCGAAGCGGCCGAGTACATGTTCGACCACACGCTCTTCCAGGACAACCTGGTCTTCGTCGACTACTGCGAGCAGATGGTCAAGGAGACCAACCCCAACCTGCTGCGCCGGGCCGAGACGACCGATGCGCCCAACGCCGGCGTCCACGGCTACCGGACGATCGCCGACATCATGCGCGCGTTCAACCCGTTCAGCGGCGACCTCTACAAGGAGGCACTGCAGGTCAGCCGGATCACCAGGGAGATGTGCTGCCTGATGGAGGGCAGGCACGTGCACCCGTCGACGCTGTACCCGGGCGGCGTGGGCACGGTCGCGACGCCCCAGGTGTTCACCGACTACATGTCACGGCTGCTGAAGGTCCTCGACTTCGTGAAGAGGGCCGTGCCGATGAACGACGACATCTTCGACTTCTTCTACGAGGCGCTGCCCGGCTACGAGGAGGTCGGCCGCAGGCGCGTGATGCTCGGCTGCTGGGGCGCCTTCCAGGACCCGGCGGTGGTCGACTACGACTACCGGAGCATGAACGGCTGGGGCCGCCGGATGTTCGTCACGCCGGGCATCGTCCTGGACGGCGAGCTGCTGACCACCAACCTGGTGGACATCAACCTCGGCATGCGGATCCTGCTGGGCAGCTCGTACTACGACGACTGGCAGGCCGAGGAGACGTTCGTCACCCACGACCCGCTCGGCAACCCGGTGGACCAGCGCCACCCGTGGAACCAGACGACACTGCCCAGGCCGCAGAAGCGCGACCTGGAGAGCGGCAACTACAGCTGGGTGATGAGCCCCCGCTGGTACGACTCGCGCACCGACGACTACCTGGCGCTCGACACCGGCGGCGGCCCGCTGGCCCGGCTGTGGTCCACGGCGCTCGGCCGCCTCGTCGACACCGGCACGGTCCGCTCCACCGGGCAGAGCGTGGAGATCAACCTGCCCAGGAGCGCGTCCCTGCCGGAGACGCAACTGGAGTGGAAGATCCCGCGCTGGGCGAACACGCTCGAGCGCAACCGCGCCCGCGCCTACTTCGTGGCGTACGCGGCGGCGATGGCGTTCTACTTCCTCGAGCAGGCGATGGGCGAGGTCAGGGCCGGGCGCACGCAGGTGTTCACCGACTTCGACGTGCCCGACGAGGCGATCGGGGTCGGCTTCCACGAGGCGGTGCGCGGGGTGCTCTCGCACCACATGGTGATCCGCGAGGGCAAGATCGCGAACTACCATCCGTACCCGCCGACGCCGTGGAACGCCAGCCCGCGCGACATGCACGGCACGCCGGGGCCCTATGAGGACGCCGTGCAGGGCATGCCGATCTTCGAGGAGAACGGCTCCGAGTCGTTCAAGGGCATCGACATCATGCGTACCGTGCGCAGTTTCGACCCGTGCCTGCCCTGCGGCGTGCACATGTACCTGGGCGACGGCAAGGTGCTCAAGCAGGTGCATTCGCCCACCTTCGGCGCGAGCTTCTCCGGCTAG
- a CDS encoding alpha/beta fold hydrolase: MDTVEVNGLRLAYSTRGAASAPPVILLHSLGESGSTWDVVAPALAGTHRVYTVDLRGHGSSDRAGEYSFELMRDDLRAALDTLGLSKVTLIGHSLGAMVSWLLAGEDPERVDRLILEEPPPPVAANPPRTLPEDPDPDAPFDWNAVAAVYRQRNEPDPAYWDLLKHITAPTLVIAGGQQSQLPQDQLARIAELVPDGHMTTIPSGHHVHRDRPEAFIAAVSAFLA, from the coding sequence ATGGACACAGTTGAGGTGAATGGTCTGCGGCTGGCCTACAGCACACGGGGAGCGGCGTCGGCGCCGCCCGTGATCCTGCTGCACTCGCTCGGCGAGAGCGGCTCCACGTGGGACGTCGTGGCGCCCGCGCTGGCCGGGACCCATCGCGTGTACACGGTGGACCTGCGCGGGCACGGCAGCAGCGACCGGGCCGGCGAGTACTCGTTCGAGCTGATGCGAGACGACCTGCGTGCCGCCCTGGACACGCTGGGCCTGTCCAAGGTGACGTTGATCGGACATTCGCTCGGAGCCATGGTCTCCTGGCTCCTGGCGGGCGAAGATCCCGAGCGCGTGGACCGGCTGATCCTGGAGGAGCCGCCGCCACCGGTGGCGGCGAACCCGCCACGGACGTTGCCCGAGGACCCCGACCCCGACGCGCCCTTCGACTGGAACGCCGTCGCCGCCGTCTACCGCCAGCGCAACGAGCCCGATCCCGCCTACTGGGACCTGCTCAAGCACATCACGGCCCCCACCCTGGTCATCGCCGGAGGGCAGCAGAGTCAGTTGCCGCAAGATCAGCTCGCCCGGATAGCGGAACTCGTACCCGACGGGCACATGACGACGATCCCGTCGGGACATCACGTCCACCGGGACCGGCCGGAGGCGTTCATCGCCGCGGTGAGCGCCTTCCTCGCGTGA
- the hypF gene encoding carbamoyltransferase HypF encodes MGVRVRVEGVVQGVGFRPFVHGLATRLGLAGRVGNDAHGVFVELEGGRDQIGEFLVRLECDAPPLASIERVTVTSTPRATRAGGRFRIVESDPSGTSRTLVSPDIATCDDCLAELADPADRRYRYPFVNCVNCGPRMTIVRSMPYDRPLTTMAGFEMCGDCRAEYHDPADRRFHAQPICCPACGPTLSLMGAAGDPLTGAAEVLRAGGVLAVKGIGGYHLAVLASDESAAAELRRRKRRADKPFAVMVADLDEARRLCEVGGADGVGAALLTDRARPIVLLPRRPEAVVAGAVAPGERCLGLMLPYTPLHHLLLAAVGAPIVLTSGNGSDEPIAYDDRDALDRLGGIADAFLTHDRPIHLRADDSVVRPFRGRGMILRRSRGHAPRPFTLPYEAPRHILGCGAELKSTFCLGKGRHAFVSPHIGDLENYETLRSYAEGIEHFAALFGVRPEVVAYDPHPEYLSSKHALDLSDVELTAVQHHHAHIASCLADNGEHGRVIGVAFDGLGYGLDGTLWGGEFLLADLVSFERAGHLAPVPMPGGSAAIRQPWRMAAAYLEGDGAELDVARRHERWWASVTSLMRGAPVTSSAGRLFDAVAALLGVRDTISYEGQAAIELERLADPAERGAYPAAVSDDLVVAGADLVRAAAADLVAGVEPAVIAARFHNGVSEVIVRCCRLLRDATGLATVALSGGVFQNVLLLGRTVERLSGAGFRVLTHAGVPANDGGISLGQVAVAAARDRLRAYGDQP; translated from the coding sequence ATGGGGGTTCGGGTGCGGGTCGAAGGCGTGGTCCAGGGGGTGGGGTTCCGGCCCTTCGTGCACGGGCTGGCGACGCGGCTGGGCCTGGCGGGCCGGGTGGGCAACGACGCCCACGGCGTCTTCGTCGAGCTGGAGGGCGGCCGCGATCAGATCGGCGAGTTCCTCGTACGGCTGGAATGCGACGCGCCCCCACTGGCCTCGATCGAACGGGTCACCGTCACCTCGACCCCCCGTGCGACGCGGGCAGGCGGCCGGTTCCGCATCGTCGAGAGCGACCCGTCGGGAACGTCCCGCACGCTGGTGTCGCCCGACATCGCGACCTGCGACGACTGCCTGGCCGAGCTGGCCGACCCCGCTGACCGGCGCTACCGCTACCCCTTCGTCAACTGCGTCAACTGCGGGCCGAGAATGACGATCGTGCGGTCGATGCCGTACGACAGGCCGCTGACGACGATGGCCGGGTTCGAGATGTGCGGCGACTGCCGCGCCGAATACCACGATCCGGCCGATCGCCGCTTTCACGCCCAGCCCATCTGCTGCCCGGCCTGCGGCCCCACGCTCAGCCTGATGGGCGCGGCTGGCGACCCGCTGACCGGGGCCGCCGAGGTGCTGCGGGCGGGCGGGGTGCTGGCGGTGAAGGGCATCGGCGGGTACCACCTCGCGGTGCTCGCCTCCGACGAGAGCGCCGCCGCCGAGCTGCGGCGGCGCAAGCGGCGCGCGGACAAGCCGTTCGCCGTCATGGTCGCCGACCTGGACGAGGCCCGGCGGCTGTGCGAGGTGGGCGGCGCGGACGGCGTGGGCGCGGCGCTGCTGACCGATCGCGCGCGCCCGATCGTGCTGCTGCCGCGCCGCCCGGAGGCGGTGGTCGCCGGCGCGGTCGCACCGGGCGAGCGCTGCCTCGGGCTGATGCTGCCGTACACGCCGCTGCACCACCTACTGCTCGCCGCCGTGGGCGCGCCCATCGTGCTGACCAGCGGCAACGGCTCGGACGAACCCATCGCGTACGACGACCGCGACGCCCTGGACCGGCTCGGCGGCATCGCGGACGCGTTCCTCACGCATGACCGGCCCATCCACCTCCGTGCCGACGACTCGGTGGTGCGCCCCTTCCGGGGGCGAGGGATGATCCTGCGGAGGTCGCGCGGCCACGCCCCTCGCCCCTTCACGCTGCCGTACGAGGCGCCCCGGCACATCCTCGGCTGCGGCGCCGAGCTGAAGAGCACGTTCTGCCTGGGGAAGGGGCGTCACGCGTTCGTCTCCCCGCACATCGGCGACCTGGAGAACTACGAGACGCTCCGGTCCTACGCCGAAGGGATCGAGCACTTCGCCGCGCTCTTCGGTGTGCGCCCTGAGGTGGTCGCGTACGACCCGCATCCGGAGTACCTGTCCAGCAAGCACGCCCTGGACCTGAGCGACGTCGAGCTGACCGCCGTACAGCACCACCACGCGCACATCGCCTCCTGCCTGGCCGACAACGGCGAGCACGGGCGGGTGATCGGGGTCGCGTTCGACGGGCTCGGCTACGGGCTCGACGGGACCCTGTGGGGCGGCGAGTTCCTCCTGGCGGACCTGGTGTCGTTCGAGCGGGCCGGGCATCTGGCGCCCGTGCCGATGCCGGGTGGCAGCGCGGCGATCCGTCAGCCGTGGCGCATGGCCGCCGCGTACCTGGAGGGTGACGGCGCGGAGCTGGACGTGGCCCGGCGTCATGAGCGGTGGTGGGCGAGCGTGACGTCGCTGATGCGCGGCGCGCCGGTGACCTCGAGTGCGGGGCGGCTGTTCGACGCCGTGGCGGCGCTGCTCGGCGTGCGGGACACGATCAGCTACGAGGGGCAGGCCGCGATCGAGCTGGAGCGGCTCGCCGATCCGGCCGAGCGGGGCGCCTACCCGGCGGCCGTGTCCGACGACCTCGTCGTGGCGGGCGCGGATCTGGTGCGGGCCGCCGCGGCGGACCTGGTCGCGGGGGTCGAGCCGGCCGTCATCGCCGCCCGCTTCCACAACGGCGTCAGCGAGGTCATCGTGCGCTGCTGCCGCCTGCTGCGCGACGCCACGGGGTTGGCGACGGTGGCCCTGTCCGGCGGCGTCTTCCAGAACGTGCTGCTGCTCGGGCGCACGGTGGAACGGCTGAGCGGCGCGGGGTTCCGGGTGCTCACCCACGCCGGCGTGCCGGCCAACGACGGCGGCATCAGCCTCGGCCAGGTGGCCGTGGCCGCCGCCCGTGACCGGCTCCGCGCGTACGGGGATCAGCCCTGA
- a CDS encoding hydrogenase expression protein HypE — protein sequence MTTTQTPTALEEVHILWTSEGMSCDGDTVSVTAATLPSLEDVLLGLVPGLPKVHLHNKVLAAEVGDAFMAPFHRAHRDELGPFIFVVEGSIPNERINGDGYWTSMGNDPVTGEPITVNEWIDRLAPKAWAVVAAGTCATYGGIHAMAGNPTGCMGLADYLGKDFRSAGGLPIVNVPGCPVQPDNFMETLTWLLYQAAGLAPMIPLDEMLRPTWLFGKTVHEGCDRAGYYEQGDFARDYSSPKCLVRVGCWGPVVNCNVTKRGWMDGLGGCPNVGGICIACTMPGFPDKFMPFMDEPPGAAVSVALSSQYGRLIRRLRAFTNNAANKEPKWRHNRRKLTSGFDPRWGNG from the coding sequence ATGACAACCACGCAAACGCCGACTGCTCTTGAAGAGGTGCACATCCTGTGGACCTCGGAGGGCATGAGCTGCGACGGTGACACCGTCTCGGTCACCGCCGCCACACTGCCGAGTCTGGAGGACGTCCTCCTCGGGCTCGTGCCGGGACTGCCCAAGGTGCACCTGCACAACAAGGTGCTGGCCGCCGAGGTGGGCGACGCCTTCATGGCCCCATTCCACCGGGCGCACAGGGACGAGCTCGGCCCGTTCATCTTCGTCGTCGAGGGCTCCATCCCGAACGAGCGGATCAACGGCGACGGCTACTGGACGTCGATGGGCAACGACCCGGTCACCGGAGAGCCCATCACGGTCAACGAGTGGATCGACCGGCTCGCGCCCAAGGCGTGGGCGGTCGTCGCGGCCGGCACCTGCGCGACGTACGGGGGCATCCACGCGATGGCCGGCAACCCGACGGGCTGCATGGGGCTGGCCGACTATCTGGGCAAGGACTTCCGCTCGGCCGGCGGCCTGCCCATCGTCAACGTGCCGGGCTGCCCGGTCCAGCCGGACAACTTCATGGAGACGCTGACCTGGCTGCTCTACCAGGCCGCCGGCCTGGCCCCGATGATCCCGCTGGACGAGATGCTCCGCCCGACCTGGCTGTTCGGCAAGACGGTGCACGAGGGCTGTGACCGGGCCGGCTACTACGAGCAGGGCGACTTCGCCCGCGACTACAGCTCGCCGAAGTGCCTGGTGCGCGTCGGCTGCTGGGGCCCGGTGGTCAACTGCAACGTCACCAAGCGCGGCTGGATGGACGGCCTCGGCGGCTGCCCCAACGTGGGCGGCATCTGCATCGCGTGCACGATGCCCGGCTTCCCCGACAAGTTCATGCCGTTCATGGACGAACCCCCCGGCGCGGCGGTGTCGGTGGCGCTCAGCAGCCAGTACGGCCGGCTGATCCGCCGCCTTCGCGCCTTCACCAACAACGCGGCGAACAAGGAGCCCAAGTGGCGCCACAACCGCCGCAAGCTGACGAGCGGGTTCGACCCCCGCTGGGGAAACGGTTGA